AATGATCAGATATATTAAGTCaactggaatttttttaacagcaGTTTCCCTTTTAAGGCTGAGTATCATTAAGGTTTCTTACCTGTTGTAAGAACATTATGGCTAAAAAAATTTGGAAAGGGAAGAACACgctaaaaaaacatatgaattCATGTGTTGAGGTGTGTTTTCAAATGACCAATATGCACATAGGACAAAGCAAGGAATCGGTGGACAACTAGCAAGTACAATTTAAAAGCACCTTTGTATGCAGCTAGCTGCGTTTGAAGGCAAGGCAAGCCATGTAAGGGGTAGGGCTAGCTCCTGATAAGTGTGAAATAGGGGgagtggagaaagaagaaggtcGACTGGAGACCCAAGGTAGTGGTCCTTCACCCAGAAACTCTGGGACAAATCTTTAGGGTTCTGATTTATGCTCATAAGTTTAAGCAGAAAAGCGCATCATTTTGCACTTTCTGAGACAATGTTCCCTTGAAATGTGTTGTTAAACCTATGCCATGCATGGTGTATTATCACACCACTACATACCAGCTGTTGGGAGGACCCGGGCAATTTTTgcgccagggccctgtggtttctagttacacccttAGTCTAGTGCTTCAGTTGGCTACTATGTTCACTTCCATCGGCTCTTAATAAAAGCACCATTTCCCTTATGTAGTTAGTCCTCTGTGTTCCATTGAAGTAAACTGCTTTATTTCAAAAACGGCAAaagataatacaataatacactTTGTTGAAAACATATAACTATTTAAATAACTGCTAAAATCACACATGCTGCTGACAGCCAGCTGTTACATTatcagcattatgacatcacaaagtgattgtgatgtcactgtaAGCTATAGGGAAAGCAGCAGCTGGGCTAGGTCAGTTGATGGTTGGATAGTGTTTCGTGCACTCCTGCTTGCCTGACGCTGTTATTTCTCAAAAGTAGCTGTTTGCTACGCGTTGTTTCTGAGTGTCCGCACTCAAGCTGAGCGACCATGAAATTCCCTCGCTCAATTTTGATTTCTCTGTTTCTATATGTAGCAGAGACAATCTTAGGCCTGTACTTGAGCAGCACATACAGCACTGCAGTGCACAGAATTTGGTTGTACTTGACCCTCCTATTCTGTCTTCTGCCCTGCCTTCTGGTACAGATCTGTTTTGTCTGCTTCCACATGGAATTCTTTGATGACATATCCCTGGAACATCTGTTTCATCTCCTGCAGCTGGGACCTCTGTTCAGGTGAGTGAGGAGGGAAGGTGCCCTGTATTTAGATACATACCACATCGGTGAGCCAGTGCATTAGGTACATGGCACACTGTCTATTGTAAAAGAAATGAAACCCGCTGATGATTCcatgccatttatttatatagtgcccgcagattccatagcgctgttacaataagggatagacaaaatatttcacaaagaccATTTAGAATGAAATCACCAATAACACAGATTAAAGCATATTTCTACAGAAGGAAAAGAtgctctgctcttgtgagcaaTTAGGAATCAATAGATGAATAAAGCCATCAAATACAACTGTCACAGATTTTTTATATGGCATCTGCTTACAAGTTATCACAATGTGATCCGTTGCAACTTAATGTTACGAGGTTTCATGTGCCGTCAGAGTTCATAGGTTTCAGGCCCCTTAAAAATGGATCGAATTTTCACTGATTCCCTCCCACTAAACCCGGACAACAAACGTGTTCTCATTTTAGATGGGTAAAAGGCGttccatttaatatttgtaGCTCTGATAGTACAAAGAGTGGGAACAGGGGATATTTTGAAGGGAATGATTGTGTTTTGTAGATAAGCGATACATACCGAGatatcatttaaatacatagagtTTGAGTTGAATCTAAAATCTCAGTCACTATTGAGTTTATGGTTTTATGTGTGCTTCTTGGCCAGATTATATTTGAACCGGAGATATACAGGGGGCTGGAAAGACGAATAGAAGGCGTTATGTTTTGGGTCAGGTTTGGGTGAAAGCATTTATCTAATGATGCAGGGCAGTAATAGTTTTCATTGTGTTAAACGGAACCTCACCCCATGTGGCTGCAATGTTCTGTCCAGTGATAATAATGAGTGAACCCTATTTTTTCCTGTACTTTGCAGGTGTGTGCAAGTTCTCCGCCTTTACTTCATTAATGGAAAATCAGAGGATCCATACGACACCCTCATTAAGAGGAAGCAGCTGTCTGAAGATGGCGGTTGGGTTGAGGTGGAACAGGAGGTTGGTCGCGTTGATATGCTGCTGTCCAAACACAGTTCTGCTTTCCGCTGGGCCTCCTTCATCCAAGCTTTCTTTGGGTCAGCACCTCAACTGATACTACAGCTGTATATTTCCATCTCGCAACAGCATATAAGCCTATGCAGATGTAAGACAACATTTCTTTGTGGTTTCTTTGTCAATATAGTCACACACAAATTGTATGTGCAGAAATGCCCCAGTGATTAAGAACTATACTTTTTCTTCATAAATGCatatcatttacacatacatttatcttAATGTTTACTAAGTGGAATTGTCCTTTCCTTTTCTGATTTTCTTCAGGCATGCTTATGAGTATCTCTCTGCTGTCCGTTACGTATGGAGCGTTACAGTGCAACATCCTGGCCATTCGAATTAATTACGAGGACTATGATTTCACCTTTCGACCAGCTGCCTACCTTTGCTTATTGCTTTGGAGATTCCTTGAGATTTCCTGCAGAGTCGTCGTGCTTGGCCTCTTCAGCTCCGTTTTCAAAACATGGACCCTGTGTGTGGTGGCCTTAAATCTGTTGGCTTTTATGCTCTACTCATGGATCAGTTTTTGGAAGAATAAGTCATCGGGAAACAAGAATGGTTTGAGCAAGTGTAGGACTGCTACTGAGCGTGCTGTACTGAACATCCTGTACTCTGTGACGAGCATTTTCTGCTGGTGTCCGATTCAGGTCGAGCTCAGTGAGCCCGACCTGATTACCAAATCAAACAATTGGTGTCGCATCACCATGTATTATATGCTCAGACATATTGAAAACGCCGTCCTGATTTTCCTATGGTACATCTATCAAACAGATGTTTACTCGCTCATAGGTAGCACTTTTTTGGTCGCACTGCTCCTGGTGGGTTATACCATATCGATGCTCTTCATGCTGATTTTTTATCAGTTCTTGCACCCCTGCAGGACACTTTTCACATCCAGTTTTGTAGGTGGCTTGATGTCAGGCTTAAAGAGTCTTTGTTGTATGTGCAAACCTTCAAGAGCCCCAACAAACGAACATGGCTCCGAGGTCTGTGAGCCTTAGAACTGACAAGATGAGATTTACATCAATGCAAAGGAGTTGATCTGTGTTCATTGGGAAGCTACTCTACTACAGACTCTCGAAGCAGAAGCCGACAAAATGGACAGAATGCAGAGAGCGTTAGGGGATATATAAGGACACAAGAAAACTAATATACCACATCTGTGTCTTCCCTAAATAAAGTGTTCTGAATGGCAATATTAAGAATGAAagtggttttttgtttgtttgttttttattctaaaagctTTAGTTCCTGTGATCGCAGAAAACTTTCATGGCACAAAAGGGCACATGCATTATACGAGCGCCTCTATTGGTCGCagccagggagctcctctggcatcaaccaagagAGTCGCTCTTACGAACTTTTAGCTCCAGGGGCGATCCTACGGATTCTCATTCAAGTTAactcctgcgatgctacgtagaCAAGATAGGTAGGGACGGGACcaaggagaccagctaagaggtattaacaaagatgaacacgaagattcgTCTATTTTTACTGGCCACCATGTTAGTttatttggttttctgtttCAACAAACTCaccatttgttttcatgttctcccgaatacgaatgcacaagtctaatattaagCATCAGAAGTGTATGCCAataggttttctgtttttttttttttttttaatgcatggaaTTGTTATCCTCAGTATAAACACAAGAATTACAGCTTTAAGGGATCTCTTTTTGATACCTGCTCAACAAGTATTTGAAGCTCTAAATTTGTTGGGTGTATTTGAAATGAAAACTGAATGCCCTTGGTGAACTACATTCAGGATGGACTGCCTGTAGCTACCAACTGTTTTATATGGTTACAAGCTGCAAACTGGTAGTTGCTAGCAGATAGGCGGCTATATGCCAGCTACTTGTTACTTTGACAGACATCAAACTAGGTAACAAAGTATGATACAAAATACAGTTAATAGCTAAATAGGGACCTCTCTC
This sequence is a window from Spea bombifrons isolate aSpeBom1 chromosome 2, aSpeBom1.2.pri, whole genome shotgun sequence. Protein-coding genes within it:
- the LOC128473761 gene encoding endoplasmic reticulum membrane adapter protein XK-like yields the protein MKFPRSILISLFLYVAETILGLYLSSTYSTAVHRIWLYLTLLFCLLPCLLVQICFVCFHMEFFDDISLEHLFHLLQLGPLFRCVQVLRLYFINGKSEDPYDTLIKRKQLSEDGGWVEVEQEVGRVDMLLSKHSSAFRWASFIQAFFGSAPQLILQLYISISQQHISLCRCMLMSISLLSVTYGALQCNILAIRINYEDYDFTFRPAAYLCLLLWRFLEISCRVVVLGLFSSVFKTWTLCVVALNLLAFMLYSWISFWKNKSSGNKNGLSKCRTATERAVLNILYSVTSIFCWCPIQVELSEPDLITKSNNWCRITMYYMLRHIENAVLIFLWYIYQTDVYSLIGSTFLVALLLVGYTISMLFMLIFYQFLHPCRTLFTSSFVGGLMSGLKSLCCMCKPSRAPTNEHGSEVCEP